DNA from Longimicrobiaceae bacterium:
GGGCCCGCGGGCGCGGGAAGTCGCGGGGGCAGGGCGGAGGGCCGGCTACGCCTCGCCCGCTTCCAAGTATCGGCAGACGGCGTCGCCGGCCGCAGCGGTGCCCAGCGGTCCGCCCAGGTCCGGCGTGGTCTGCCCTTCGTGGACGGCGCGGCGCACGGCGGCCTCGATCCGCTCCCCCTCGCGCGCGTGGCCCAGGTGCTTCAGCATCAGCGCGGAGGTGAGCATCGCCGCGAACGGGTTGGCGATCCCCTTCCCCGCGATGTCCGGCGCGGACCCGTGCACCGGCTCGAAGAGGGAGACGCGCCCCGGGTGGATGTTCCCCGACGCGGAGAGCCCCAGGCCCCCGGCGAGCTGCGCCCCCAGGTCCGAGAGGATGTCCCCGAACAGGTTCCCGGTGACGATGACCCGGTAGCGCTCCGGGCGCCGCACCATGTCCATGGCGAGCATGTCCACGTACAGCGCCTCGCTCTCCACCTCCGGGTACTCCGCAGCCACCTCGCGGAACACGCGCCGCCAGAGGCCGCCGGCGTGCTCCATGGCGTTGGCCTTGTCCGACATCGTGACGCGCTCCAGCCCGTGGGCCCGGGCGTGCTCGAACGCCGCGCGGACGATCCGCTCCACCCCCTTGCGGGTGTTCACGTCCTCCTGGATCGCCACCTCGTCCGGCGTCCCGCGCTTGAAGACGCCGCCCATCCCCACGTAGACGCCCTCCGTGTTCTCGCGGAAGATCACGAAGTCCACGTCCTTCTCCCCCTTGTCCCTGAGCGGGGTCAGCTCCGGGTGGAGCAGCTTCACCGGGCGGAAGTTGACGAACAGGTCCAGGCGGAAGCGGAGCCCCAGCAGGATGTCGCGGGCGTGCTCGTTGCCGGGCACCCGCGGGTCGCCCAGCGCGCCCAGCAGGATGGCGTCGTAGCTCGTGGAGAGCTCGGCGAACTCCTCGTCGGTCAGTGTGGTGCCGGTGGCGAGGTAGTGGTCGGCGCCGTGGGGCCACTCCACCAACTCCAGCTCCGGGCCGGCGGACGTCGCCGCGCGCAGCACCTTCAGTGCCTCGCGCGTGACCTCCGTCCCGACCCCGTCTCCAGCGATCACGGCGATGCGCGGCATGGACGGTCCGTCAGTCTCTTCGGGGAAGTCGTGCTTTCGGGGGGAAGCGGTCGCGGAAGCTACCCGCTCACGGGAGCGCGCGTCAAGGAGGGACGCCGGTGGGGCGCACCGGAACACCTCTTGCGACGCCGCGCCGCCTCTGCCGCGGGTGGGGCCGCGGCATCACGCCAGCCAGCGAGGTCCGGATGAAAGGTCGCCGACAGATGCCGCTCGCCCTGCTCCTCGCGGGCTCGCTCCTGGCCGCGTGCGGGGGGTACGACCCGCCCGAGGAGGCGGATCCGCTCGACAGCGCCGAGCCGACCCCGACCGACACCGCCTTCGTGCCGGGGGCGGAGGAGCCCGGGCCGCAGGACAAGGGTGTCGAACGGGGCGTCGAGGCCGCGCCGTGAGACCCCGCCCAGCTCCCGGCAGCGCGGGGACCGGCGCATGATGGCGCCGCTGCTGCTCCCGCTCCTCGCCGCCCTGCT
Protein-coding regions in this window:
- a CDS encoding 3-isopropylmalate dehydrogenase, which gives rise to MPRIAVIAGDGVGTEVTREALKVLRAATSAGPELELVEWPHGADHYLATGTTLTDEEFAELSTSYDAILLGALGDPRVPGNEHARDILLGLRFRLDLFVNFRPVKLLHPELTPLRDKGEKDVDFVIFRENTEGVYVGMGGVFKRGTPDEVAIQEDVNTRKGVERIVRAAFEHARAHGLERVTMSDKANAMEHAGGLWRRVFREVAAEYPEVESEALYVDMLAMDMVRRPERYRVIVTGNLFGDILSDLGAQLAGGLGLSASGNIHPGRVSLFEPVHGSAPDIAGKGIANPFAAMLTSALMLKHLGHAREGERIEAAVRRAVHEGQTTPDLGGPLGTAAAGDAVCRYLEAGEA